A portion of the Phocoena sinus isolate mPhoSin1 chromosome 9, mPhoSin1.pri, whole genome shotgun sequence genome contains these proteins:
- the ADCK2 gene encoding uncharacterized aarF domain-containing protein kinase 2, translating to MVTPWRFSVRVCLSHLRGLELRKDLGLLRPSGCCRKARLCWLLLGTLPKLISASEDIGKGVPESLCRQRTSWSDLAENGPLERVPPEQRLGCLLLHLRIWLRAGALLVKFFPLLLLYPLTYLAPSVSRLWLHLLLKATETSGPTYIKLGQWASTRRDLFSEAFCAQFSKLHVQVTPHPWTHTEHFLRQAFGEDWGRVLCFEKQEPVGSGCVAQVYKARANPAFLENDSIRRLATASGLQLSSEAGKVRGLGELLGHLGKAWRPQGSLADQSFLEGLLFPKADLVGSNAVLSQASGLAHGPQPDHLIPVAVKVLHPGLLAQVQMDLLLMKMGSRVLALLPGIKWLSLPEIVEEFEKLMVQQIDLRYEARNLEHFQCNFLNVNSVKFPTPLRPFVTRDVLVETYEESVPVSSYQQAGIPGDVKRKIARLGINMLLKMIFVDNFVHADLHPGNILVQGADGLPKSQEAQPQQVDVCDALAVAVTPAQCPLCLVLLDAGIVAELQAADLRNFREVFMAVVMGQGQRVAQLILHHARASECKDVEGFKAEMARLVTQARKNTITLEKLQVSILLSNVFKLLMTHKVKLESNFASIVFAIMVLEGLGRSLDPKLDILEAAKPFLLQGLATSR from the exons ATGGTGACCCCCTGGCGCTTCTCTGTCAGGGTCTGCTTGTCGCACCTAAGGGGCTTGGAGCTCAGAAAGGACCTCGGCCTTTTGAGACCCTCTGGGTGCTGTCGCAAGGCTAGACTCTGTTGGCTTCTTCTTGGCACTTTGCCCAAACTCATCTCAGCCTCTGAGGACATTGGCAAGGGGGTCCCTGAGAGCTTGTGTCGGCAAAGGACCAGTTGGAGTGACCTGGCTGAAAACGGGCCACTGGAGAGAGTCCCCCCGGAGCAGCGGCTAGGCTGCCTCCTTCTGCACTTGCGGATCTGGCTCCGCGCGGGGGCGCTCTTGGTGAAATTCTTCCCCCTCCTTCTACTCTACCCCCTCACCTACCTGGCTCCCAGTGTCTCCAGGCTCTGGCTCCACCTGCTTCTGAAAGCCACCGAGACCTCCGGTCCAACGTACATCAAACTCGGCCAGTGGGCCAGCACCCGGCGTGATCTCTTCTCAGAGGCTTTCTGTGCGCAGTTCTCCAAGCTGCACGTCCAGGTGACGCCCCATCCTTGGACCCACACTGAACACTTCCTACGGCAAGCCTTCGGAGAGGACTGGGGGAGGGTCCTTTGCTTTGAGAAGCAGGAGCCTGTGGGTTCCGGCTGCGTGGCCCAAGTGTACAAAGCACGTGCCAATCCTGCCTTCCTGGAGAATGACAGCATCCGGAGACTGGCCACAGCCTCCGGACTGCAGCTTTCTTCGGAAGCCGGGAAAGTCCGGGGGCTGGGAGAGCTCCTTGGACACTTGGGGAAGGCGTGGAGGCCTCAAGGAAGTCTTGCCGACCAGTCATTTCTAGAAGGGCTGCTCTTCCCTAAAGCTGACCTGGTTGGATCGAATGCAGTCTTGTCTCAGGCTTCGGGACTCGCCCATGGACCACAGCCAGATCACCTCATTCCCGTGGCCGTGAAA GTGTTGCACCCTGGCCTGCTTGCTCAGGTGCAGATGGACCTGCTGCTGATGAAGATGGGCAGCCGAGTCCTTGCACTTTTGCCAGGAATCAAGTGGCTCAGCTTGCCTGAGATTGTGGAGGAATTTGAGAAGCTCATGGTGCAACAG ATCGACCTGCGTTATGAAGCTCGGAATCTAGAACACTTCCAATGCAACTTCCTGAATGTGAACTCTGTCAAATTCCCCACCCCTCTGCGTCCCTTTGTCACCAGGGATGTCTTGGTGGAAACGTATGAA GAGAGTGTGCCTGTGTCTAGTTACCAGCAAGCGGGGATTCCCGGGGACGTGAAGAGGAAGATTGCGCGGCTGGGGATCAACATGCTCCTGAAGATG ATATTTGTGGACAACTTTGTCCATGCGGACCTTCACCCTGGGAACATCCTGGTCCAGGGTGCCGATGGTCTTCCCAAGAGCCAAGAGGCGCAGCCTCAGCAGGTAGATGTCTGTGACGCGCTGGCGGTGGCTGTGACGCCTGCCCAGTGCCCGCTGTGCCTGGTGCTTCTGGACGCCGGCATTGTGGCCGAGCTGCAGGCTGCCGACCTGAGGAACTTCCGGGAAGTCTTCATGGCCGTGGTGATGGGGCAG GGCCAAAGAGTGGCTCAGCTCATCCTGCATCATGCCCGGGCCAGTGAGTGCAAGGATGTGGAGGGATTTAAGGCTGAGATGGCCAGGCTGGTGACCCAGGCCAGGAAGAACACCATCACGCTGGAAAAG CTTCAAGTTTCCATCCTTCTCTCGAATGTCTTTAAGTTGCTGATGACTCACAAG